The Tenacibaculum jejuense genome includes a window with the following:
- a CDS encoding GLPGLI family protein, which produces MKSLFTYLLLLSFAFGYAQKNFHGKAVYKSKTSFDMNQWGNRQLSEQQKKRIMERMKNMLEKTYTLHFNRTSSLYEEEEKLEAPGGGRGSFRFGGFSSGVQYKNTQDKKFLEEREFFGKKFLIEDPSEMPKWEMSGEQKQIGNYLCYKATMMKKTDEFDWQNMRRRGRGRNRDKDNKKPDSTKVRKVTEDIEMPKEILVTAWYTPQIPVSNGPGEYWGLPGLILEINSGKTTILCTEVTLNPKEKKEIEPLKKGDKVTRKEYNATVKKKMEEMREMWRGRRRGRS; this is translated from the coding sequence ATGAAATCGCTTTTTACCTACCTCTTATTGTTGTCATTCGCATTTGGTTATGCTCAAAAAAACTTTCACGGAAAAGCTGTGTATAAATCGAAAACTTCTTTTGATATGAATCAATGGGGAAATCGTCAGTTATCCGAACAACAAAAGAAAAGAATCATGGAAAGAATGAAGAATATGTTAGAAAAAACATATACGCTTCATTTTAACAGAACTTCATCATTGTATGAAGAAGAAGAAAAATTAGAAGCGCCAGGTGGAGGAAGAGGAAGTTTTCGTTTTGGAGGTTTTTCAAGTGGTGTTCAATATAAAAATACACAAGACAAAAAGTTTTTAGAAGAGAGAGAATTTTTTGGGAAGAAGTTTTTAATAGAAGATCCGTCTGAAATGCCAAAATGGGAAATGAGTGGAGAGCAAAAACAAATAGGAAACTATTTATGTTATAAAGCGACTATGATGAAGAAAACAGATGAGTTCGATTGGCAAAACATGAGAAGAAGAGGAAGAGGTAGAAATAGAGATAAAGACAATAAGAAACCTGATAGTACTAAAGTTAGAAAAGTTACTGAAGATATAGAAATGCCAAAAGAAATACTAGTTACGGCATGGTATACACCACAAATTCCAGTAAGTAATGGTCCTGGAGAATACTGGGGATTACCTGGTCTAATTTTAGAAATAAATTCAGGAAAAACTACAATTTTATGTACAGAAGTAACTTTAAATCCTAAGGAGAAAAAAGAAATAGAACCTTTAAAAAAAGGTGATAAAGTTACAAGAAAAGAGTACAATGCTACAGTAAAAAAGAAGATGGAAGAGATGAGAGAAATGTGGAGAGGTAGAAGAAGAGGAAGATCTTAG
- the tamL gene encoding translocation and assembly module lipoprotein TamL, protein MKKHSFYFLLLLFFSACSTIKHVPENELLLTKNTIFVDSVKQKDERLNSLLLQQRNARAIGLPLSLYFYNLGNPKGSRDVEEWEKNHPKWYHLFKDIFSEKQSIAVANTFIGLNNWYLNNGQAPIIINDKKTRKTAEKLLAYYTTEGYFRAKVSFRKDTVGRKKGTLTYYIDKGKPSFLNSISTDIKSPVLDSIYQQHSKKNFLKKGEQYKDENFIKEADRIVKLFRNSGVYNFNENSLSFEADTLKNYQKADVKIEIEDELIEKNGKYISKPFKIQKIKNINIVTDYSYAKRNEPYYNQAQFKGINFLSHDKLKYNPKHLSQSIFIKPNQVYTDSLRQLTQLHLRGLKNFKTTSIRYKSLNDEELEANIFLTPKEKYSIGADLELSRSNIRNFDISGKFSITNRNTFKGAEIFQLSFQGGFFNSTNGPGWEVGGNLSLEVPRFMAPFGFHRLVPKRMQPRTIFNTGLSIQKNIALDKQNISVGIDYRWQFNKKKSIQLELLNAQYIRNLNVGNYFNIYGSEYAKLEEVVEIFDSNFDLPEPAPENNDAIVDKMREISLDDNFRTANPEAFKDNLNILNRYNIITSDFLIPEIAYTFTYNNQESIKDSNFSYFRIRFANSGNVMGLLSNQTNSNGQTTVFKIPIAEYFKTDIEYKKYWNLGENNVLAHRTFLGAIVTYNDSSIPFSRSYFAGGSNDIRAWQTYDLGPGRRAPGLEYNIGSLKFLSSLEYRFDIAGSLKSAIFLDVGNIWDITNSSLVDAESRFQGLKSFTDMAVGTGFGVRYDFKFLVARLDLGFKVREPYLTDKRWFQNTNFANSVFNIGINYPF, encoded by the coding sequence ATGAAAAAACACAGTTTTTATTTTTTATTACTCTTATTTTTTAGTGCTTGTAGCACAATTAAACACGTTCCCGAAAACGAATTATTACTTACTAAAAACACCATATTTGTAGATAGTGTTAAGCAAAAAGACGAACGTTTAAACAGTTTATTACTACAACAAAGAAATGCCAGAGCTATTGGATTACCACTGTCACTTTACTTTTATAATTTAGGAAACCCTAAAGGCTCTAGAGATGTTGAAGAATGGGAGAAAAATCACCCTAAATGGTACCATCTGTTCAAAGATATTTTTTCCGAAAAACAAAGTATAGCTGTAGCAAATACATTTATTGGATTAAATAATTGGTATTTAAATAATGGGCAAGCTCCTATTATTATTAATGATAAAAAAACTAGAAAAACTGCTGAAAAACTTTTAGCATATTATACTACTGAAGGATATTTTAGAGCTAAAGTTTCTTTTAGAAAAGATACCGTTGGAAGGAAAAAAGGAACATTAACATATTACATAGATAAAGGAAAACCTTCATTTTTAAATTCTATTTCAACAGATATAAAATCTCCAGTTTTAGATTCAATATACCAACAACATTCGAAAAAAAACTTTTTAAAAAAAGGAGAGCAGTACAAAGACGAAAATTTCATTAAAGAAGCCGACCGAATTGTAAAACTTTTTAGAAATAGTGGAGTATACAATTTTAATGAAAACTCTTTATCATTTGAAGCAGACACTTTAAAAAACTATCAAAAAGCTGATGTAAAAATTGAAATTGAAGACGAACTGATTGAAAAAAATGGAAAATACATTTCTAAACCTTTTAAAATACAGAAAATCAAAAATATAAATATTGTTACTGATTATTCGTATGCCAAACGAAATGAACCTTATTATAATCAGGCTCAATTTAAAGGGATTAATTTCTTATCTCACGATAAATTAAAATACAACCCTAAACATTTATCTCAGTCAATCTTCATCAAACCAAATCAAGTTTATACTGACTCTTTAAGACAATTAACACAATTACACTTAAGAGGTTTAAAAAACTTTAAAACCACATCTATCCGATACAAATCTTTAAATGATGAAGAACTTGAAGCTAATATTTTTTTAACACCAAAAGAAAAATATTCTATTGGAGCCGATTTAGAATTATCTAGATCTAATATTCGAAACTTTGATATCTCAGGTAAATTTTCAATAACCAATAGAAATACTTTCAAAGGAGCAGAAATTTTTCAACTTTCTTTTCAAGGAGGTTTTTTTAACTCAACGAATGGTCCAGGTTGGGAAGTTGGTGGAAATTTATCATTAGAAGTACCTCGTTTTATGGCTCCTTTTGGTTTTCATAGACTTGTTCCTAAACGAATGCAACCCAGAACTATTTTTAATACCGGTTTAAGTATTCAAAAAAATATTGCTTTAGATAAGCAAAATATATCTGTAGGTATAGATTACAGATGGCAATTCAATAAAAAGAAATCGATTCAATTAGAGCTTTTAAATGCTCAATATATTAGAAACTTAAATGTTGGAAATTATTTCAATATATATGGTTCTGAATATGCTAAACTTGAAGAAGTAGTTGAAATTTTCGATTCAAATTTCGATTTACCTGAACCTGCTCCAGAAAATAATGACGCTATAGTTGATAAGATGAGAGAAATATCTTTGGATGATAACTTTAGGACGGCAAACCCTGAAGCATTTAAAGATAATTTAAATATTTTAAACCGCTACAACATCATTACATCTGATTTCTTGATTCCTGAAATAGCCTATACTTTCACCTATAATAATCAAGAAAGTATTAAAGATTCTAACTTCTCATATTTCCGAATTAGATTCGCTAATTCTGGAAATGTAATGGGATTACTATCTAATCAAACCAATAGTAACGGACAAACTACTGTTTTTAAAATTCCTATTGCAGAATATTTTAAAACGGATATTGAATACAAAAAATACTGGAACTTAGGAGAGAACAATGTTTTAGCTCATCGTACTTTCTTAGGAGCTATAGTTACTTATAATGACTCTAGTATTCCATTTTCAAGAAGTTATTTTGCAGGAGGATCAAATGATATTAGAGCTTGGCAAACTTATGATCTTGGACCTGGTAGAAGAGCTCCTGGATTAGAGTACAATATTGGTAGTTTAAAGTTCTTATCCTCTCTTGAATATCGTTTTGATATTGCAGGTAGTTTAAAAAGTGCTATATTTTTAGACGTTGGTAATATTTGGGATATCACAAACTCTTCATTAGTTGACGCAGAATCTAGATTTCAAGGATTAAAATCATTTACTGATATGGCCGTAGGAACTGGATTTGGAGTTCGCTATGATTTTAAATTCTTAGTTGCTCGTTTAGATCTTGGTTTTAAAGTTAGAGAACCTTATTTAACAGATAAAAGATGGTTTCAAAACACCAATTTTGCAAATTCTGTATTTAATATTGGAATTAATTATCCTTTCTAA
- a CDS encoding response regulator transcription factor: MSKKIKLLLAEDEPSLGQIVKESLETRNFEVFHAMNGEEAYELYSKESPEILVLDVMMPKKDGFTLAKEIREENNSIPIIFLTAKSQTKDVIDGFQHGGNDYLKKPFSMEELIVRVHSLLDRINLKKNLEKIIIGDYTFNYEKQKLYFNDEAELLTHRESELLFYLTEKKNEILDRSFILKKLWGDDDFFNARSMDVFISKLRKRLKKDPKVEIINVRGYGYKLTY, from the coding sequence ATGAGTAAAAAGATAAAACTATTATTGGCTGAAGATGAACCTAGCTTAGGTCAAATCGTTAAAGAAAGTTTAGAAACTAGAAATTTTGAAGTTTTTCATGCAATGAATGGTGAAGAAGCGTATGAATTATATTCCAAAGAATCTCCTGAAATTTTAGTTCTTGACGTGATGATGCCAAAAAAAGATGGTTTCACTTTAGCCAAAGAAATTAGGGAAGAAAACAATAGTATTCCAATTATATTTCTAACTGCTAAATCTCAAACTAAAGACGTTATCGATGGTTTTCAACATGGTGGGAACGATTACTTGAAAAAGCCATTTTCTATGGAAGAATTAATTGTGAGAGTGCATAGTTTATTAGATCGAATTAATTTAAAAAAGAATTTAGAGAAAATAATTATTGGAGATTACACCTTTAATTATGAGAAACAAAAATTATACTTTAATGATGAAGCTGAATTGTTAACGCATAGAGAAAGTGAATTGCTATTTTACCTAACTGAAAAGAAAAATGAAATTTTAGATCGTTCATTTATATTGAAAAAATTATGGGGAGACGATGATTTTTTTAATGCACGAAGTATGGATGTATTTATCTCTAAATTAAGAAAAAGACTAAAAAAAGATCCTAAAGTTGAAATTATTAATGTTCGAGGTTATGGATATAAATTAACCTACTAA
- a CDS encoding sensor histidine kinase yields MNTKKHNWILYFIVVTIFTTIAVQFYWNYKNYQQNKLRVMNEIQISLDNAIEKYFTDLSKANHFSIITPKNDSKSSVKVGNVMKDIFLSIDNTRYPKKEKKAKTKEEAKDSTSLTFQSLVITTDNSNEYKNTAFVVDSFFSKKKKNILSHVHTDSIYCADSVNCIQTTGLSSVGDKIKVFKGKKAADSLKLIKGIQTLFIAIQNDTMNHSKIDTILKKELEKKQISVDYSFEYYKQDTIHTSFATKPVQTFATIESKSTFLGPDKRFKMKYSNPSAEALKRSFTGILLSLLLSLAVVFSLFYLLKIINDQKELAEIKNDLISNITHEFKTPITTVSTALEAINNFNAIEDKEKTKKYVSISESQIKKLHVMVEKLLETATLDSEKLLLKEEAVEIVSLLEKLSRKHQLFTTNKKIDFISNIEDLVIKVDEFHLENAISNLIDNAIKYGGDKIQFEFKSTSKDLQITVTDNGKGIDKNQQDKIFDKFYRVPKGNTHDVKGFGIGLYYTKKIIEKHNGTIQLHSIPGQTTFKITMSYE; encoded by the coding sequence ATGAATACGAAAAAACACAATTGGATTCTTTACTTTATTGTAGTAACAATTTTTACTACAATAGCAGTTCAGTTTTATTGGAATTATAAAAATTACCAACAAAATAAACTGAGAGTAATGAATGAAATTCAAATAAGTTTAGATAATGCTATCGAGAAGTATTTTACAGATTTATCTAAGGCGAATCACTTTTCAATTATTACTCCAAAAAACGACTCAAAGAGCTCTGTAAAAGTTGGGAATGTTATGAAAGATATCTTTTTATCGATAGATAATACGAGATATCCAAAAAAAGAGAAAAAAGCAAAAACGAAAGAAGAAGCAAAAGATAGTACAAGTTTAACTTTTCAATCGTTAGTTATCACTACAGATAATTCAAATGAATATAAAAACACAGCTTTTGTTGTAGATAGTTTCTTTAGTAAGAAGAAGAAAAATATTTTAAGTCATGTTCATACAGATAGTATTTATTGTGCCGATAGTGTTAATTGTATTCAAACAACTGGACTTTCTTCAGTGGGAGACAAGATTAAAGTATTTAAAGGAAAAAAAGCAGCTGACAGTTTAAAATTAATTAAAGGAATACAAACTCTTTTTATAGCCATTCAAAATGATACTATGAATCATAGTAAAATTGATACTATTTTAAAAAAAGAACTTGAGAAAAAGCAAATTAGTGTAGATTATTCCTTTGAATATTATAAACAAGACACCATTCATACTTCGTTTGCAACCAAACCAGTACAAACATTTGCAACCATCGAATCTAAATCAACATTTTTGGGTCCTGACAAACGATTCAAAATGAAATATTCTAATCCTTCTGCTGAAGCTTTAAAAAGAAGTTTTACAGGAATATTACTTTCTTTATTATTATCATTAGCTGTAGTATTTAGTTTATTTTATTTACTAAAAATCATTAACGATCAAAAAGAATTAGCTGAAATAAAAAATGATTTAATTAGTAATATTACTCACGAATTTAAAACCCCTATTACAACGGTATCTACAGCATTAGAAGCAATCAATAACTTTAATGCTATAGAAGACAAAGAGAAAACTAAAAAATATGTTTCTATATCAGAAAGTCAAATAAAGAAACTGCATGTGATGGTTGAAAAACTTTTAGAAACAGCAACTCTTGATAGTGAAAAGTTACTACTAAAAGAAGAGGCTGTTGAAATTGTGAGTTTACTTGAAAAACTAAGTAGAAAACATCAATTATTTACCACTAATAAAAAAATAGATTTCATTTCTAACATTGAAGATTTAGTTATTAAAGTAGATGAATTCCATTTAGAAAATGCTATTTCTAATTTAATCGATAATGCTATAAAATACGGCGGTGACAAAATTCAGTTTGAGTTTAAATCTACATCAAAAGATCTTCAGATTACTGTAACCGACAACGGAAAAGGAATAGACAAAAACCAACAAGATAAAATTTTTGATAAATTTTATAGAGTTCCTAAAGGAAATACACACGACGTAAAAGGTTTTGGAATTGGTTTATATTATACTAAAAAAATCATTGAAAAACACAATGGTACTATTCAATTACATTCAATTCCTGGACAAACAACTTTTAAAATAACTATGTCTTATGAGTAA
- a CDS encoding TrmH family RNA methyltransferase: MSLSKNQIKLINSLRQKKYRKINQLFIAEGVKVVNELLSSNLKVNSIFATEDYVLDEQYTKIRTLISETELKKITALKTPNKVLGVFHIPEVNEVEDEGLIVALDAINDPGNLGTIIRLCDWFGIQKLVCSTDTVDCYNQKVIQSTMGSISRVHISYEDLEEYLTSTDLPSFVADMEGENVYTTKLPQNAVLVMGNEANGISKSIREIIQNKLTIPRFGKINQTESLNVATATAILISEFKRNLE; encoded by the coding sequence ATGAGCTTATCAAAAAACCAAATTAAGTTAATCAATAGTTTAAGACAAAAAAAATATAGAAAAATTAATCAACTTTTTATAGCAGAAGGTGTAAAAGTGGTTAATGAACTGTTGTCATCTAATTTAAAAGTAAATTCAATTTTTGCTACTGAAGATTATGTGTTAGATGAGCAATATACGAAGATAAGAACGCTTATTTCTGAAACTGAACTAAAGAAAATAACTGCGTTAAAAACACCAAATAAGGTTTTAGGTGTTTTTCATATTCCTGAAGTAAATGAAGTCGAAGATGAAGGTTTGATCGTTGCTTTAGATGCAATTAACGATCCTGGTAATTTGGGAACAATAATCCGTTTATGTGATTGGTTTGGAATTCAAAAATTAGTTTGTTCCACAGATACAGTAGATTGTTATAATCAGAAAGTAATTCAATCTACAATGGGATCTATTAGTAGAGTGCATATTTCTTACGAAGATTTAGAAGAATATTTAACTTCAACAGATTTGCCTTCGTTTGTAGCAGATATGGAAGGCGAAAATGTTTACACTACTAAATTGCCACAAAATGCTGTTTTAGTTATGGGGAATGAAGCAAATGGTATCTCCAAATCAATTAGAGAAATCATACAAAATAAACTAACAATACCGCGTTTTGGAAAAATTAACCAAACGGAAAGTTTAAATGTAGCTACAGCTACAGCAATATTAATTAGTGAGTTTAAAAGGAATTTAGAATAA
- a CDS encoding GLPGLI family protein translates to MKIQFLFLAMLCSLTTIAQDFQGKATYKTHSNMDLKISTGDKAPNSDLQKQIQERMKKMFQKTYTLNFTKSTSTYTQNKELEPAAQSGGVQVMVFGNGGGNDILYKNTTEKKYVNKTEVFSKEFLIKDKLSDAAWEMSGETKKIGKYTCYKATRTREEEQISHIMTDGETEEKKQMVTVNTVAWYTPEIPVNNGPDMFWGLPGLILEVHEGKRTIVCTEIVLNPAEKVKIKEPKGGKKVNQEEYEKIVKEKVAEMNERFRNNRGKGESINIQIGG, encoded by the coding sequence ATGAAAATTCAATTTTTATTCTTAGCTATGTTGTGTTCATTAACAACTATAGCTCAAGATTTTCAAGGGAAAGCAACATATAAGACACATAGCAATATGGATCTTAAAATAAGTACTGGTGACAAAGCTCCAAATTCAGATCTTCAGAAACAAATTCAAGAGAGAATGAAGAAAATGTTTCAAAAAACATATACTTTAAATTTTACAAAATCAACATCAACTTATACTCAAAATAAAGAATTAGAGCCAGCGGCACAATCGGGAGGAGTTCAAGTTATGGTGTTTGGAAATGGTGGTGGAAATGATATTCTTTATAAAAATACTACGGAAAAGAAATATGTAAATAAAACAGAAGTGTTTAGTAAAGAGTTTTTAATAAAAGATAAGTTGTCTGATGCAGCTTGGGAGATGAGTGGAGAAACGAAAAAAATTGGTAAGTACACTTGTTATAAAGCCACTAGAACCAGAGAAGAAGAACAAATAAGCCATATTATGACTGATGGTGAAACAGAAGAAAAAAAACAAATGGTAACGGTAAATACTGTGGCTTGGTATACCCCAGAAATACCAGTAAATAACGGTCCAGATATGTTTTGGGGATTACCAGGTTTAATTTTAGAAGTACACGAAGGAAAAAGAACTATAGTTTGTACTGAGATTGTTTTAAATCCAGCTGAAAAAGTAAAAATTAAAGAACCAAAAGGAGGAAAAAAAGTAAATCAAGAAGAATATGAAAAAATAGTAAAAGAGAAGGTAGCCGAAATGAATGAACGATTTAGAAATAACCGTGGAAAAGGGGAGTCTATAAATATTCAAATAGGAGGATAA
- a CDS encoding deoxynucleoside kinase — MHVAIAGNIGAGKTTLTKLLAKHYNWQPHFESVDENPYLDDFYGEMERWSFNLQVYFLNSRFRQILDLRQSGKNVIQDRTIYEDAHIFAPNLHAMGLMTNRDFSNYSSLFELMENLVNPPDLLIYLRADISTLVGQIHKRGRDYESSISIDYLSRLNERYEAWISTYNKGKLLVIEVDKLDFVDNPEDLGYIIDRIDAQINGLF; from the coding sequence ATGCATGTAGCTATAGCAGGAAATATAGGGGCTGGTAAAACTACACTTACTAAATTATTAGCAAAACATTACAATTGGCAACCACATTTTGAATCGGTAGATGAGAACCCTTATCTTGATGATTTTTATGGAGAAATGGAACGTTGGTCGTTCAATTTGCAAGTATACTTCCTGAACAGCAGATTTCGTCAAATTTTAGATTTAAGACAATCAGGAAAAAATGTAATCCAAGATAGAACCATCTACGAAGATGCACACATTTTTGCTCCAAACTTACATGCAATGGGATTAATGACAAATAGAGATTTTAGTAATTATTCATCTCTATTCGAATTAATGGAAAACTTGGTAAACCCACCTGATTTATTAATTTATTTACGTGCAGATATTTCTACTTTAGTAGGACAAATTCACAAAAGAGGACGTGATTATGAAAGTTCTATCAGTATCGATTATTTAAGTAGATTAAATGAAAGATATGAAGCTTGGATTAGTACTTACAATAAGGGGAAATTACTAGTGATTGAAGTAGATAAATTAGATTTTGTCGATAATCCTGAAGATTTAGGATATATTATCGACAGAATTGATGCTCAAATTAACGGTTTATTCTAA